In a single window of the Atlantibacter hermannii genome:
- the uxaC_1 gene encoding glucuronate isomerase, with the protein MTPFMTEDFLLDTEFARRLYHDYAKDEPIFDYHCHLPPQQIAENYRFKNLYDIWLKGDHYKWRAMRTNGVPERLCTGDASDREKFDAWAATVPHTIGNPLYHWTHLELRRPFGVTGKLLSPKTADEIWEQCNALLAQDQFSARGIMQQMNVKMVGTTDDPVDSLEHHATVAKDSSFSVKVLPSWRPDKAFNIEQATFNDYMAKLAEVSDTDIRRFADLQSALTKRLDHFAAHGCKVSDHALDVVLFAESSESELDSILARRLAGESLSEHEVAQFKTAVLVFLGAEYARRGWVQQYHIGALRNNNLRQFKLLGPDVGFDSINDRPMAEELSKLLSKQNEENLLPKTILYCLNPRDNEVLGTMIGNFQGEGMPGKMQFGSGWWFNDQKDGMERQMTQLAQLGLLSRFVGMLTDSRSFLSYTRHEYFRRILCQMIGRWVQAGEAPADIELLGGMVKNICFNNARDYFAIELK; encoded by the coding sequence ATGACCCCGTTCATGACCGAAGATTTCTTGTTAGATACTGAATTCGCCCGCCGTCTGTACCATGACTACGCCAAAGACGAGCCCATTTTCGACTACCATTGCCATCTGCCGCCGCAGCAAATCGCTGAAAATTACCGGTTTAAAAACCTGTATGACATCTGGCTGAAAGGTGACCACTACAAATGGCGTGCCATGCGCACCAACGGCGTGCCTGAGCGTTTGTGTACCGGCGATGCCAGCGACCGCGAGAAGTTTGATGCATGGGCAGCAACCGTGCCGCACACCATTGGTAACCCGCTGTATCACTGGACCCATCTGGAACTGCGTCGTCCGTTTGGTGTGACAGGTAAATTGCTGTCACCGAAAACTGCGGATGAAATCTGGGAGCAATGCAATGCGCTGCTGGCACAGGACCAATTCTCTGCGCGCGGCATCATGCAGCAAATGAACGTGAAAATGGTCGGTACCACCGACGATCCGGTGGACTCACTGGAACATCACGCTACCGTCGCAAAAGACAGCTCCTTCAGCGTGAAAGTGCTGCCGAGCTGGCGTCCGGATAAAGCCTTCAACATCGAACAGGCGACCTTTAACGACTACATGGCCAAACTGGCTGAAGTGTCTGATACCGATATCCGCCGCTTTGCCGATTTGCAGTCCGCGTTGACGAAACGTCTGGACCACTTCGCCGCCCACGGCTGTAAAGTGTCTGACCACGCGCTGGACGTAGTGCTGTTCGCGGAATCCAGTGAAAGCGAGCTGGACAGCATCCTGGCACGCCGTCTGGCGGGCGAGAGCCTGTCTGAACACGAAGTGGCGCAGTTTAAAACTGCCGTGCTGGTGTTCCTGGGGGCGGAATATGCCCGTCGCGGTTGGGTACAGCAGTACCATATTGGTGCGCTGCGTAACAACAACCTGCGTCAGTTCAAACTGTTAGGGCCGGATGTGGGTTTTGATTCCATCAACGATCGTCCGATGGCGGAAGAGCTATCCAAACTGCTCAGCAAGCAAAACGAAGAAAACCTGCTGCCGAAAACCATTCTGTACTGCCTGAACCCGCGTGATAACGAAGTGCTGGGCACCATGATCGGCAACTTCCAGGGCGAAGGGATGCCGGGCAAGATGCAGTTCGGTTCCGGCTGGTGGTTTAACGATCAGAAAGACGGCATGGAACGTCAAATGACCCAACTGGCGCAGCTCGGTTTGTTGAGCCGCTTTGTGGGCATGCTGACCGACAGCCGCAGCTTCCTGTCCTATACCCGCCACGAGTATTTCCGCCGCATTCTGTGCCAGATGATTGGCCGCTGGGTACAGGCTGGCGAAGCGCCGGCAGACATCGAACTGCTGGGCGGGATGGTGAAAAACATCTGCTTTAACAATGCGCGCGACTACTTCGCCATTGAACTGAAATAA